GACGACGGCGCCCACCCCAAAGCGCGCGCAAGCGCGCTGACCCACACGAAGGCTGGCTGCCGTTGCCGTTCATCGCGCGGCCGCCTCCTTCGCCTTCTCGTGCGCAGCGCGCCAGTCGGAGCGGAGCTGTTCGCGACGCTGGGGATCGCTCCAGGTCGGGCGGAGAACCATGAGCGTTTCCGTGGCCTCTTCCTCGCCTTTCAGCGTGCCGCCACTCGTGCGGGTCGTGAGCGTGACCTTGAAAAGATCAGGCACGGCGGCTTCCTCGACCTTGGCTTCCCAGTGCAGGCGGCGGTCGTCCGGCAGCGACATGTCCCCGCCCTTCTCGACTTTCTCGCGCTCGGGTTCGTTCAGCACGGTGTCGCGGAGGAAATCCATGGCGGAGCCACCGGACGCGCGCTGGGCGATGGCGGCGTGCGCGCCGAGCGTATTGGCGTAGGCGGCGCCGAGCACGATCGCGGCGATGGCGAGGATCGCGAGGCCGACGAGCACTTCGACGAGCGTGAAGGCGTGGAGCGCACGCGGCGGGGTCGGGAGACCCCGCCCTACAACCGCGAGATTGTCGGCAGAGTTCACGCCCCTCCTTTCGTCGGGGCCGGGCTGAGCGCGCAGGTCCATGGGTCGACGACGAGGACGCGCGGCTTGCCCTCGGTGCCGACGCGGAGGCGCAGGCGGAAGGGCTGGCAGGTGCCGTCGGGGAAGAAGCGGACGCGCTTGAGCGGCTCCTGATTCTCGGAGAGTTCACCGCCGAGGAGGATGTTGCCGCCGGCTTCCATCGGCAACAGGTCGAGCACGACGCCGGC
This window of the Candidatus Didemnitutus sp. genome carries:
- a CDS encoding prepilin-type N-terminal cleavage/methylation domain-containing protein — translated: MNSADNLAVVGRGLPTPPRALHAFTLVEVLVGLAILAIAAIVLGAAYANTLGAHAAIAQRASGGSAMDFLRDTVLNEPEREKVEKGGDMSLPDDRRLHWEAKVEEAAVPDLFKVTLTTRTSGGTLKGEEEATETLMVLRPTWSDPQRREQLRSDWRAAHEKAKEAAAR